A genomic segment from Truepera sp. encodes:
- a CDS encoding FAD-dependent oxidoreductase, whose product MTRTADVAVIGAGIIGAAVAFNLARRGAKVVVLEAQPAPAAGSTGRSAAGVRVQFSETLNVQLSWESIEEYRDFGGLYGYESGYDPVGYLFLVPAANTEEHRSAMALQLGLGAPVQELSPAEAQELVPFAADPEATFTTTFGPADGVVDPHSLTMAYLSMARSLGSAVMLGSPVRAARFEDSTWRLEMPAGPLSVGQVVCACGAWSGEVAALAGLRVPVSPMLRSVYATAPLPGPHRYPLTVDLSSGLYLRSEGKRVIFGRSNHEQPAGFFEGVDFGDLDRVLGFGLARFPWLGSTGLDRRACWWGYYEVTPDENPVLGRMPDLAPGATAWLNACGFSGHGVQQAAAVGRLLAEEALEGRATSLELGPFRYERFLSPAGEFVGAAKRETYIV is encoded by the coding sequence TTGACCCGAACGGCCGACGTGGCCGTGATCGGCGCGGGCATCATCGGCGCTGCGGTCGCCTTCAATCTGGCCCGCCGGGGCGCCAAGGTGGTCGTGCTCGAGGCCCAACCCGCCCCGGCCGCGGGTTCAACGGGCCGGAGCGCAGCGGGCGTCAGGGTGCAGTTCAGCGAGACGCTGAACGTGCAGCTCTCGTGGGAGTCCATCGAGGAGTACCGCGATTTCGGGGGCCTGTACGGTTACGAGTCGGGCTACGATCCCGTCGGCTACCTGTTCCTCGTGCCGGCCGCGAACACGGAGGAGCACCGCAGCGCCATGGCGCTGCAGCTAGGCCTCGGAGCACCCGTGCAGGAGCTGAGCCCGGCCGAGGCGCAAGAGCTCGTCCCCTTCGCGGCCGACCCCGAGGCAACGTTCACCACCACGTTCGGCCCCGCCGACGGGGTGGTCGACCCACACTCGCTAACCATGGCCTACCTGAGCATGGCGCGGTCGCTGGGGTCCGCGGTCATGCTCGGTTCACCGGTGCGCGCTGCGCGCTTCGAGGACTCTACGTGGCGCCTGGAAATGCCGGCTGGGCCGCTGTCGGTGGGGCAGGTAGTTTGCGCTTGTGGGGCGTGGTCGGGCGAGGTGGCGGCGCTGGCGGGACTTCGCGTCCCCGTGTCGCCCATGCTCCGGAGCGTGTACGCCACGGCGCCGCTGCCCGGCCCCCACCGTTACCCGCTCACCGTCGACCTCTCCTCTGGCCTCTACCTGAGGAGCGAGGGCAAGCGCGTCATCTTCGGCCGCTCCAACCATGAGCAGCCCGCGGGGTTCTTCGAGGGCGTCGACTTCGGCGACTTGGACCGCGTGCTCGGTTTCGGCCTCGCGCGCTTCCCGTGGCTCGGGAGCACGGGCCTGGACCGACGGGCGTGCTGGTGGGGTTACTACGAGGTGACGCCCGACGAGAACCCGGTCCTAGGCCGCATGCCGGACCTCGCACCAGGCGCCACGGCGTGGCTTAACGCGTGCGGCTTCTCCGGCCACGGTGTGCAGCAGGCGGCCGCGGTGGGGCGGCTCCTGGCCGAAGAGGCGCTGGAAGGCCGTGCGACCAGTCTCGAGTTGGGGCCGTTCCGTTACGAGCGATTCCTATCGCCCGCAGGCGAGTTCGTTGGCGCCGCGAAGCGGGAGACTTACATAGTCTGA
- a CDS encoding carboxymuconolactone decarboxylase family protein: protein MSKRLDYGKASPQVLQAMLGLEHAARSLVADNTLYELVKIRASQINGCAYCLDMHTIDARAEGERENRIYLLSVWREAGELYTPRERAALAWTEAVTEVASTGVPDEVYEQARAEFSEAELANLTLAIIAINGWNRLGVGFRLEPGHYKARVTAI, encoded by the coding sequence ATGTCGAAACGTTTGGACTACGGTAAGGCGTCTCCCCAGGTGCTACAGGCGATGCTGGGGCTCGAACACGCGGCCCGGAGCTTGGTGGCCGATAACACGCTCTACGAGCTGGTGAAGATCCGGGCCTCGCAGATCAACGGTTGCGCGTACTGCCTCGACATGCACACCATCGATGCACGAGCGGAGGGGGAGAGGGAGAACCGCATCTACCTGCTGTCCGTTTGGCGCGAGGCCGGGGAGCTCTACACACCGCGCGAGCGCGCCGCCCTCGCCTGGACCGAGGCTGTCACCGAGGTCGCTTCCACGGGGGTGCCCGACGAGGTGTACGAACAGGCGCGGGCCGAGTTCAGTGAGGCCGAGCTGGCGAACCTGACTCTGGCCATCATCGCCATCAACGGCTGGAACCGCTTGGGCGTCGGCTTCAGGCTGGAGCCGGGCCACTACAAGGCGCGGGTCACGGCGATCTGA
- a CDS encoding delta(1)-pyrroline-2-carboxylate reductase family protein, with amino-acid sequence MLTLNAAQTAALLPYPELATEIGRVLALAAAGGVHALERGTLPLPGGGTFLSMAAADAGAAIVKVGSVHPLNTERGLPTVQAALVIVDAVDGSLRAVLDGTTVTTRRTAALSLLAAQRLGASARTTVVIGAGVQARGHVEALAGGLEMERLLVYARRKRPAEQLAAAARKSGVEAGVIDLAPGALVRAIGDADLIITATNSVSPVIPATVAEALRPGATVLAVGAFRPDMAEVAPEVVARCNVVVDTLHGALSEAGDLIQAAERGAWSWDGATELVSALGGFERQGKPVLFKSVGHSMFDLAAARLALRLM; translated from the coding sequence ATGCTCACCTTGAATGCGGCGCAGACGGCCGCGCTGCTGCCCTATCCGGAACTCGCAACCGAGATCGGCCGCGTGCTGGCGCTGGCGGCGGCCGGCGGGGTGCACGCCCTGGAGCGCGGCACCCTCCCGCTTCCGGGCGGTGGAACCTTCCTCTCCATGGCAGCCGCCGACGCAGGCGCGGCCATCGTGAAGGTGGGCAGCGTTCACCCGCTCAACACCGAACGCGGCCTACCGACGGTGCAGGCCGCCCTGGTGATCGTCGACGCGGTGGACGGCTCGCTCCGCGCCGTACTCGACGGCACCACCGTGACGACCAGGCGCACGGCCGCCCTGTCCCTGTTGGCGGCACAACGCCTTGGCGCGTCAGCGCGGACGACGGTGGTCATCGGCGCCGGGGTGCAAGCTCGCGGCCACGTGGAGGCGTTGGCAGGGGGCCTCGAGATGGAGCGCCTGCTCGTGTACGCGCGTCGCAAGCGGCCCGCGGAGCAACTGGCGGCCGCCGCACGGAAGTCGGGCGTAGAGGCAGGCGTCATCGATCTTGCGCCAGGCGCGCTCGTCCGCGCGATCGGTGATGCGGACCTGATCATCACAGCCACCAACTCGGTGAGTCCGGTGATACCCGCAACCGTTGCGGAGGCGCTGCGGCCTGGCGCCACCGTCCTCGCCGTTGGCGCCTTCAGGCCCGACATGGCGGAGGTGGCGCCAGAGGTGGTCGCGCGCTGCAACGTGGTGGTCGACACGCTGCATGGAGCGCTAAGCGAGGCCGGCGACCTCATCCAGGCCGCCGAACGGGGTGCATGGAGCTGGGACGGCGCCACCGAGCTGGTGAGCGCGCTGGGCGGTTTCGAGCGCCAGGGCAAGCCGGTGCTCTTCAAGAGCGTCGGGCACTCCATGTTCGACCTGGCAGCCGCGAGGCTGGCGTTGCGTCTCATGTGA
- a CDS encoding type II toxin-antitoxin system HicB family antitoxin → MRHKGYTAKVFFDDASGSLRGEVIDLRDEITFEATSVAQLRREFHAAVDGYLLDCATRGVEPAKPFSGKILLRLPPDLHRRAAITAAALDVSLNDFLVGSIDVGVTRIAAARPDEAS, encoded by the coding sequence ATGCGCCACAAGGGCTACACAGCGAAGGTCTTCTTCGACGACGCCAGCGGCAGCCTGCGCGGTGAGGTCATCGACTTACGAGACGAGATAACGTTCGAGGCCACCAGCGTCGCACAGCTCAGGCGCGAGTTCCACGCCGCCGTCGACGGCTACCTCCTCGACTGCGCCACTCGCGGCGTCGAGCCGGCCAAGCCCTTCTCGGGCAAGATCCTGCTGCGGCTGCCGCCGGACCTTCACCGCCGGGCGGCCATCACCGCCGCCGCACTTGACGTCAGCCTCAACGACTTCCTGGTCGGCAGCATCGACGTGGGTGTGACGCGGATCGCAGCGGCGCGGCCGGACGAGGCCTCCTGA
- a CDS encoding NAD(P)H-dependent oxidoreductase, with translation MSDAKRVVVVLAHPGGESLCAALSTAARRALGALGMEIAVHDLYADGFDPRMPLSEVGTTFMADRLVERYAAEVLAADALVIVHPVWFFGVPAILKGWVDRVLREGVVYELAPGGESGGLLRARRALIINTANAPEAVEREAFGDPLDTFWRRIVFAPAGVAEVRRLRCSKVAGSGAGERAEWLREVEAGVAALVAGL, from the coding sequence CTGAGTGACGCCAAGCGAGTCGTCGTCGTGCTGGCGCATCCCGGTGGGGAGAGCCTTTGCGCCGCCCTGAGCACCGCCGCCCGGAGGGCGCTGGGCGCCCTCGGGATGGAGATCGCGGTGCATGACCTCTACGCCGATGGTTTCGACCCGCGCATGCCCCTTTCGGAGGTCGGCACGACGTTCATGGCCGACCGGTTGGTCGAGCGCTACGCGGCGGAGGTGCTGGCCGCCGATGCCCTGGTGATCGTTCACCCAGTGTGGTTCTTCGGCGTGCCGGCCATCCTCAAGGGCTGGGTGGACCGGGTGCTGCGCGAGGGCGTCGTCTATGAACTCGCGCCGGGAGGAGAGTCCGGCGGCCTGTTGCGAGCGAGGCGGGCCCTGATCATCAACACGGCCAACGCCCCCGAGGCGGTCGAGAGGGAGGCGTTCGGCGACCCGCTAGACACGTTCTGGCGGAGGATCGTGTTCGCGCCGGCCGGGGTGGCCGAAGTCAGGCGGCTGCGGTGCTCGAAGGTAGCGGGGTCGGGCGCGGGGGAGCGGGCGGAGTGGTTGCGCGAGGTTGAGGCGGGTGTGGCCGCGCTGGTAGCCGGACTTTAG
- a CDS encoding 3-hydroxyacyl-CoA dehydrogenase NAD-binding domain-containing protein produces MSGLFVEKRGDVAILWIDQPGRSVALLDMELLEALPKMVDELDKDQDVRAVVLANAKRGTFLAGADVASFLEYENPAQIEARIHEGNAFMARLEAWRKPLVVAVDGVCLGGGTELALAGRYLLASTGPKTYFGLPEVQLGLLPGLGGTVRLPERIGLTAALDLILTGRNLYAKQARRAGLVHATVHPEGLIDAAVRAAGLLADGKLDVPKRRRKLMERLLEETPARALVFDRAAKQVEARTHGNYPAPRRILEVLAAWARGGRHAGLDASAKAFAELLFTPEARALIHLFFAQTAAKKNPWPGQALKVESVGVLGAGLMGSGIAEVTAAHGMNVLLKDRDLELALKGKAAVYRGLSGRVGKGRTAFERDRLAERVSAVDRYEAMAGTQLTIEAVLEQPDLKRQMVAEIERVVGAEQHVFASNTSAIPISEIAAGARRPEAVLGMHYFSPVPKMPLLEVVVTGETADWAAATAFEVGSRQGKTTIVVHDGPGFYTTRVLSVYIAEAMRALHEGAAPADLERAMVAYGFPLGPLALMDDVGIDVGAKIEIVLAPLMAARGLEVSPASQKLVDAGYLGRKAGKGFYKYEGGHRKKEFDEEALRVAGFARHGAAAVEQGAALADRLALTFVREAALCLEEGVLRSARDGDVGAVFGLGFPPFRGGPFYLVDQEGPVAVVARLRALEARHGARFSPPESLVTMAEGDERYYEGQRRS; encoded by the coding sequence GTGAGCGGGCTCTTCGTCGAGAAGCGCGGCGACGTCGCGATCTTGTGGATAGACCAGCCGGGGCGCAGCGTGGCGCTCCTCGACATGGAGCTCTTAGAGGCCTTGCCCAAGATGGTCGACGAGCTCGACAAGGACCAGGACGTGCGGGCCGTCGTGCTGGCCAACGCCAAGCGCGGCACCTTCTTGGCCGGCGCCGACGTCGCGTCGTTCCTGGAATACGAGAACCCCGCGCAGATCGAGGCCAGGATCCACGAGGGGAACGCGTTCATGGCCAGGCTGGAGGCGTGGCGCAAGCCGCTGGTCGTGGCGGTCGACGGCGTCTGCCTCGGTGGCGGCACCGAGCTTGCCCTGGCCGGCCGTTACCTGCTGGCCAGCACCGGCCCCAAGACGTATTTCGGCCTGCCCGAGGTCCAGTTGGGCCTGCTGCCCGGTCTGGGCGGAACCGTGCGGCTGCCCGAGCGCATCGGCCTGACCGCCGCGCTGGACCTCATCCTGACGGGCCGCAACCTCTACGCCAAGCAGGCCCGTCGCGCCGGGCTGGTTCACGCCACGGTGCACCCCGAGGGCCTGATAGACGCGGCCGTGCGCGCCGCCGGTCTCCTCGCGGATGGCAAACTCGACGTCCCGAAGCGCAGGCGCAAGCTCATGGAGAGGCTGCTGGAGGAGACCCCAGCGAGGGCTCTCGTGTTCGACCGTGCCGCCAAGCAGGTGGAGGCCCGCACGCACGGGAACTACCCCGCGCCGCGCCGCATCTTGGAGGTGCTGGCGGCGTGGGCCCGAGGCGGACGCCACGCAGGGCTCGACGCCAGCGCCAAGGCGTTCGCCGAGCTGCTGTTCACCCCTGAGGCGCGCGCGCTCATCCACCTGTTCTTCGCGCAAACGGCGGCCAAGAAGAACCCCTGGCCGGGGCAGGCGCTAAAGGTAGAAAGCGTCGGCGTGCTGGGCGCGGGACTCATGGGTTCGGGCATCGCCGAGGTCACCGCCGCCCACGGCATGAACGTGCTGCTCAAGGACCGCGACCTCGAACTTGCCCTCAAGGGCAAGGCGGCCGTCTACCGCGGACTCTCCGGCAGGGTCGGCAAGGGCCGCACGGCCTTCGAGCGCGACCGGCTGGCGGAGCGCGTGAGCGCGGTCGACAGGTACGAGGCCATGGCGGGCACCCAGCTGACCATCGAAGCCGTACTCGAGCAACCGGACCTGAAGCGGCAGATGGTGGCCGAGATCGAGCGCGTCGTCGGGGCCGAGCAGCACGTGTTCGCGTCCAACACGTCGGCCATCCCCATCTCGGAGATCGCGGCCGGCGCCCGCCGGCCGGAGGCGGTGCTGGGCATGCACTACTTCTCGCCCGTGCCCAAGATGCCGCTGCTCGAGGTCGTGGTCACAGGCGAAACGGCCGACTGGGCGGCCGCCACCGCGTTCGAGGTGGGCTCGAGGCAGGGCAAGACGACCATCGTCGTCCACGACGGGCCGGGCTTCTACACCACGCGGGTGCTGTCGGTGTACATAGCCGAGGCCATGCGCGCCCTGCACGAGGGCGCCGCGCCGGCGGACCTCGAGCGCGCGATGGTCGCCTACGGCTTCCCGCTCGGGCCCCTCGCCCTGATGGACGACGTGGGGATCGACGTGGGAGCCAAGATCGAGATCGTGCTGGCGCCGCTGATGGCGGCGCGCGGACTGGAGGTGAGCCCGGCCAGCCAGAAGCTGGTCGACGCCGGCTACCTGGGCCGCAAGGCGGGCAAGGGCTTCTACAAGTACGAGGGCGGGCACAGGAAGAAGGAATTCGATGAAGAGGCGCTGCGCGTGGCGGGCTTCGCGCGCCACGGCGCGGCCGCCGTGGAACAGGGTGCTGCCCTGGCCGACCGTCTGGCACTGACGTTCGTGCGCGAGGCCGCGTTGTGCCTGGAGGAGGGGGTGCTGCGCTCCGCGCGCGACGGCGACGTCGGCGCGGTGTTCGGCCTCGGCTTCCCGCCCTTCCGGGGCGGGCCCTTCTACCTCGTCGATCAGGAGGGCCCCGTGGCCGTCGTCGCGCGCTTGCGCGCGCTGGAGGCGAGGCACGGGGCGCGGTTCTCGCCGCCTGAGTCGCTGGTCACCATGGCCGAGGGCGACGAGCGTTACTACGAGGGGCAGCGCCGCTCCTGA
- a CDS encoding acetyl-CoA C-acyltransferase, protein MFRPSTNFSASAERAGPRAGRSGKGVVVAAGGRIPFSRAGSDYRSLVAYDLARMALAGVLARAGLSGAEIDQVVMGTVVQNVAVSNVARDAALAAGVPDGVPAHTVTMACISSNRAIADATLGIVTGHAGVALAGGVEMLGDVPVGFSRELRRRFFDSRRYKGLKDWPAFFKGLKPRDLLPKAPAIAEFSTGETMGESADRLAAKFGVSRAEQDAYALRSHQGAAANREHLAAEIIAVMVPPKGTVVGADNGVRDDTSMEQLAKLKPAFVRPFGTVTAGNASPLTDGAAAVVLMSEKRALAEGREGLARIVDFTFVAQDPGDELLLGPAYAVPRLLARNRLGWDDIDVIEIHEAFAGQVLAVLRALESDAFGRQNLGLKAAFAKEIDIDKVNPWGGSVSLGHPFGATGARLVTTAIHRLHVEGGRFALVTACAAGGQGHAMLLERVGP, encoded by the coding sequence ATGTTTAGACCCAGTACAAATTTCTCGGCCTCCGCCGAGAGGGCGGGGCCGCGGGCCGGACGCAGCGGCAAGGGCGTCGTGGTGGCGGCGGGCGGGCGCATCCCCTTCAGCCGTGCCGGCTCCGACTACCGCTCGCTCGTCGCCTACGACCTGGCGCGCATGGCCCTCGCCGGTGTGCTCGCCAGGGCCGGGCTGAGCGGCGCCGAGATCGACCAGGTCGTCATGGGCACGGTGGTGCAGAACGTGGCCGTCAGCAACGTCGCTCGCGACGCCGCCCTGGCGGCCGGGGTGCCGGACGGCGTGCCGGCGCACACCGTCACCATGGCGTGCATCTCGTCCAACCGCGCCATCGCCGACGCCACCCTCGGCATCGTGACAGGCCACGCGGGCGTGGCCTTAGCAGGCGGCGTGGAGATGCTGGGCGACGTGCCCGTGGGCTTCAGCCGCGAGCTGCGCAGGCGATTCTTCGACAGCCGCCGCTACAAGGGCCTCAAGGACTGGCCCGCCTTCTTCAAGGGCCTCAAGCCGCGCGACCTGCTGCCCAAGGCGCCCGCCATAGCCGAGTTCTCCACCGGCGAGACCATGGGCGAGAGCGCCGACCGCCTCGCGGCCAAGTTCGGTGTCTCCCGCGCCGAGCAGGACGCCTACGCGCTGCGCTCGCACCAGGGCGCGGCCGCCAACCGCGAGCACTTGGCCGCGGAGATCATCGCCGTCATGGTGCCGCCCAAGGGCACCGTGGTGGGCGCCGACAACGGCGTCAGGGACGACACCAGCATGGAGCAGCTCGCGAAGCTCAAGCCGGCGTTCGTCAGACCGTTCGGCACGGTCACCGCGGGCAACGCGAGCCCCCTAACGGACGGGGCCGCCGCCGTCGTCCTCATGAGCGAGAAGCGCGCCCTGGCAGAGGGACGCGAGGGGCTAGCGCGCATCGTCGACTTCACGTTCGTGGCGCAAGACCCCGGCGACGAACTGCTCCTTGGCCCCGCCTACGCGGTGCCGCGCTTGTTGGCCCGGAACCGCCTGGGTTGGGACGATATCGACGTGATCGAGATCCACGAGGCCTTCGCGGGCCAGGTGCTGGCGGTGTTGCGCGCGCTGGAGTCGGACGCCTTCGGGCGCCAGAACCTCGGGCTCAAGGCAGCCTTCGCCAAGGAGATCGACATTGACAAGGTGAACCCGTGGGGCGGCTCGGTGTCGCTGGGCCACCCGTTCGGCGCCACGGGCGCGCGCCTCGTGACCACGGCCATTCACAGGCTCCACGTCGAGGGCGGCAGGTTCGCGCTCGTCACCGCCTGCGCGGCCGGCGGCCAGGGGCACGCCATGCTCCTCGAGAGGGTAGGACCGTGA
- a CDS encoding sugar kinase — protein MEPALVVVGDYAWDVLIRTNSPLQAGGDVFGEVQLAPGGSAANTAVWAQRCGVPTHFVGKIGHDPFGQLAVDELHAEGLTADWVRSDAHLTGSVAVWIDQEGERSMVSGKGADHYLLPSELPVATLEQAGNLHLHGWSFFGDPPRSAVRRAAKLVAANGGRVSFDPGSFQMIRGMGVERFLQETTDLGADLIFPNFEEGAVLSGEREPEAICARLHELYAGALVALKLDAAGSYVYEHGRGTHLDAVSARPVDSTGAGDSFAGAFLAAWLTGAPPVEAARKANRVSAWVVERIGARPRPDEALAQVLRDADP, from the coding sequence GTGGAGCCCGCGCTGGTGGTCGTCGGGGATTACGCCTGGGACGTCCTCATCCGCACCAACTCACCACTGCAGGCGGGCGGCGACGTGTTCGGGGAGGTGCAGCTCGCCCCCGGCGGCAGCGCCGCCAACACCGCCGTGTGGGCGCAGCGCTGCGGCGTTCCCACCCACTTCGTGGGCAAGATCGGCCACGACCCGTTCGGGCAGTTGGCGGTGGACGAGCTCCATGCGGAGGGCCTCACGGCCGACTGGGTGCGCAGCGACGCGCACCTCACGGGCTCGGTAGCGGTATGGATCGATCAGGAAGGCGAGCGCTCGATGGTGTCGGGCAAGGGAGCCGACCACTACCTGCTCCCGTCGGAACTTCCCGTGGCGACCTTGGAGCAGGCGGGCAACCTCCACCTGCACGGCTGGTCGTTCTTCGGCGATCCGCCGCGGTCCGCCGTGCGCCGCGCCGCTAAGCTGGTGGCGGCTAACGGCGGCCGCGTGTCTTTCGACCCGGGCTCGTTCCAGATGATCCGGGGGATGGGGGTGGAGCGCTTCCTGCAGGAGACGACCGATCTGGGCGCCGACCTCATCTTCCCGAACTTCGAGGAGGGCGCGGTCTTGTCGGGCGAGCGCGAGCCCGAGGCCATCTGCGCCCGCCTGCACGAGCTCTACGCGGGGGCCCTGGTGGCTCTCAAGTTGGACGCGGCCGGCTCGTACGTTTACGAGCACGGCCGGGGCACACACCTCGACGCCGTGAGCGCGCGGCCGGTGGACTCCACCGGCGCCGGAGACTCGTTCGCCGGGGCCTTCCTCGCGGCGTGGCTTACCGGGGCCCCGCCGGTCGAGGCCGCCCGCAAGGCGAACCGCGTGTCGGCGTGGGTGGTCGAGAGGATCGGTGCCAGACCGCGGCCTGACGAGGCGCTGGCTCAGGTGCTCCGGGACGCAGACCCCTGA
- a CDS encoding Xaa-Pro peptidase family protein translates to MNWLPEVQAELTRQGLDAWLVYDFRRSNPLAAPILGPLLEGNTASRRVFLLVPARGRPTMAVHAIEAGSLKPDLGVDVKSYSSRQSLQSVLEGLLAGHERVAMEFSPSGDNPYVGRVDAGTVEWVRSLGVEVVSSGDVAQVLEVWTPEQLEQHLTAAAGVMAAKDAAFSFIAHRAQLGQEVTEGEVQRLIERQFADLGLTPGTSPNVSFGAHSGDPHYHPLPGVRDAVLTPGDVVLIDLWAKVGEVSAPYADVTWMGVHGEPSAELTNVWAAVKGARDAAFRCIAEAYTAGRWPSGAEADGAARKVLEEAGYGAAFTHRTGHSLGTSATHGVAAHLDGFETNDTRLLRPGIGVTIEPGAYFPDFGVRSEINVFLQADGPRATTDLQDELEVV, encoded by the coding sequence ATGAACTGGTTACCCGAGGTGCAGGCGGAGCTGACGAGGCAGGGGCTGGACGCCTGGCTGGTTTACGACTTCAGGCGCAGCAACCCCCTGGCGGCCCCCATCCTTGGGCCGCTGCTGGAGGGCAACACGGCCAGCCGCCGCGTCTTCCTCCTGGTGCCGGCACGCGGCAGGCCGACCATGGCCGTGCACGCCATCGAGGCGGGGTCGTTGAAGCCGGACCTGGGCGTGGACGTGAAGAGCTATTCGAGCCGCCAGAGCCTGCAGTCGGTCCTGGAGGGCTTGTTGGCCGGCCACGAACGAGTGGCCATGGAGTTCAGCCCGAGCGGCGACAACCCTTACGTGGGGCGCGTGGACGCCGGCACGGTGGAGTGGGTGAGGTCGCTGGGAGTGGAAGTCGTGTCGTCCGGTGACGTGGCGCAGGTGCTGGAGGTCTGGACGCCAGAGCAACTCGAGCAGCACCTGACGGCCGCGGCGGGCGTGATGGCGGCCAAGGATGCCGCGTTCTCGTTCATCGCTCACCGGGCGCAACTCGGTCAGGAGGTGACCGAGGGCGAGGTTCAGCGGCTCATCGAGCGCCAGTTCGCGGACCTCGGCCTCACGCCCGGGACCTCACCCAACGTGAGCTTCGGTGCGCACTCGGGCGATCCGCACTACCACCCGCTGCCCGGCGTGCGCGACGCCGTGCTGACGCCGGGTGACGTGGTGTTGATAGACCTGTGGGCCAAGGTCGGCGAGGTCAGCGCGCCCTACGCAGACGTGACGTGGATGGGCGTGCACGGCGAGCCCTCCGCGGAACTGACGAACGTGTGGGCGGCGGTGAAGGGCGCGCGTGACGCCGCATTCAGGTGCATCGCCGAGGCCTACACGGCGGGCCGCTGGCCGAGCGGCGCGGAGGCCGACGGGGCCGCGCGCAAGGTTTTGGAGGAGGCCGGCTACGGCGCCGCGTTCACCCACAGAACGGGCCACAGCCTGGGCACGAGCGCGACGCACGGTGTGGCCGCGCACCTCGACGGCTTCGAGACGAACGACACGCGCCTGCTGCGGCCCGGCATCGGCGTGACCATCGAGCCCGGCGCGTACTTCCCGGACTTCGGCGTGCGCTCCGAGATAAACGTCTTCCTGCAGGCCGACGGGCCCCGGGCCACCACCGACTTACAGGACGAGCTCGAGGTCGTCTGA
- a CDS encoding YojF family protein: MPVARGGRRGDEYARPAVSPGTSGASQAEDQLRPIDRQRVQAELDQRLQHDVYLHLETTTGSYTKLGPEKKDPVIAFVRNARVNYSRGTITGSGPYRVGLKLEGGWVYADGLTDFEVNERDELLLAGVNGEGQLTMALQLSLTPFREGPDDAR, from the coding sequence GTGCCAGTCGCTCGCGGAGGCCGCCGCGGCGACGAGTACGCTCGCCCGGCGGTGTCCCCCGGCACCAGCGGCGCCAGCCAAGCGGAGGATCAGTTGAGACCAATCGACCGTCAGAGGGTGCAGGCGGAGCTCGACCAGCGGCTCCAGCATGACGTCTACCTGCACCTGGAAACCACCACCGGTTCCTATACCAAGCTCGGGCCCGAGAAGAAGGATCCCGTGATCGCGTTCGTGCGTAACGCGCGGGTGAACTACAGCCGCGGCACCATCACGGGCTCGGGTCCGTACAGAGTAGGCCTCAAGCTGGAGGGGGGCTGGGTGTACGCCGACGGCCTCACCGACTTCGAGGTCAACGAGCGTGACGAGCTCCTGCTGGCCGGAGTGAACGGCGAGGGTCAACTCACGATGGCGCTGCAGCTATCCCTCACGCCCTTCAGAGAGGGTCCCGACGATGCCCGGTAA
- the bshB2 gene encoding bacillithiol biosynthesis deacetylase BshB2, producing MPGKNTAVPDALAGSNRMAPFVAENERAVLVVLPHPDDESFATGGTLALCADAGVPTMYLCGTYGDMGRRMGKPAFTNREALRDVRTVELKNACAVLKCELRFMGMRDKCIEFEDPAEVAARVRDVIVELGASTVITYYPGHGVHPDHDALGHATVLAVRGLPAGSRPRILAAAVGNPEALLEELGEPDVAADITPVADTKLDALKAHRSQTEVMFKHLEGDAPEDAQARNFSERLTKSENYYVLDPDAPTLLE from the coding sequence ATGCCCGGTAAGAACACCGCCGTGCCCGACGCACTGGCCGGAAGCAACCGTATGGCCCCGTTCGTCGCGGAGAACGAGCGGGCCGTCCTCGTGGTGCTGCCTCATCCAGACGACGAGTCGTTCGCCACGGGCGGCACCCTCGCCCTCTGCGCGGACGCCGGCGTCCCTACCATGTACCTGTGCGGCACCTACGGCGACATGGGGCGCCGCATGGGAAAGCCCGCCTTCACGAACCGCGAGGCGCTGCGCGACGTGCGCACGGTCGAGTTGAAGAACGCGTGCGCCGTACTGAAGTGCGAGCTGAGGTTCATGGGCATGCGTGACAAGTGCATCGAGTTCGAGGACCCGGCCGAGGTCGCCGCGCGCGTGCGCGACGTGATCGTCGAGCTGGGCGCGAGCACGGTGATCACCTATTACCCCGGTCACGGCGTGCACCCCGATCACGACGCCCTCGGGCACGCCACGGTGCTGGCCGTGCGGGGGCTGCCGGCCGGCTCTCGCCCGCGCATCCTGGCCGCCGCCGTGGGCAACCCGGAGGCGCTGCTAGAGGAACTGGGTGAGCCCGACGTGGCCGCCGACATCACGCCGGTCGCAGACACCAAGCTGGACGCCCTAAAGGCCCACCGGTCGCAGACCGAGGTCATGTTCAAGCACTTGGAAGGTGACGCCCCGGAAGACGCGCAAGCGCGCAACTTCTCGGAGCGTCTGACGAAGAGCGAGAACTATTACGTGCTGGACCCGGACGCGCCGACCCTGCTCGAGTGA